In Manis javanica isolate MJ-LG chromosome 9, MJ_LKY, whole genome shotgun sequence, one DNA window encodes the following:
- the PCDH20 gene encoding protocadherin-20, which yields MRGRGSARGSRALAGSWRPATWHPRLDMGQLGSPRSSTSHRNLPHLFLFFLFVGPFNCLASYSRATELLYSLNEGLPEGVLIGSLAEDLRLVPRGAGGQDQQVQPPQRTGADRSLPLSFSLASRGLSGQYVTLDNRSGELHTSAQEIDREALCLEGGGGAASSSSSDSCLLLLDVLVLPQEYFRFVKVKIAIRDINDNAPRFPVSQISVWVPENAPVNTRLAIEHPAMDPDVGTNGVQTYRLLDYHRMFTLDVEENENGERTPYLIVMGLLDRETQDQYVSIIIAEDGGSPPLLGSATLTIGISDINDNCPLFTDSQINVTVYGNATVGTPIAAVQAVDRDLGTNAQITYSYSQKVPQASKDLFHLDETTGIIKLFSKIGGSVLQMHKLTILANGPGCIPAVITALVTIIKVIFRPPEIVPRYIANEMDDVVYLKELEPVNTPIAFFTIRDPEGKYKVNCYLDGEGPFRLSPYKPYNNEYLLETTKPMDYELQQFYEVAVVAWNSEGFHVRKTIKVQLLDDNDNAPIFLQPLIELSIEENNTPNAFLTKLHATDADSGERGQVSYFLGPEAPSYFSLDSATGILTVSTQLDREEKEKYRYTVRAIDSGKPPRESVATVALTVLDKNDNSPRFINKDFSFFVPENFPGYGEIGVISVTDADAGRNGWVALSVVNQSDIFVIDTGKGMLRAKVSLDREQQSSYTLWVEAVDGGEPALSSTAKITILLLDINDNPPLVLFPQSNMSYLLVLPSTLPGSPVTEVYAVDRDTGMNAVIVYSIIGRRGPRPESFRIDPHTGNITLEEALLRTDYGLHRLLVKVSDHGYPEPLHSTVMVNLFVNDTVSNESYIESLLRKEPEINIEEKEPQISIEPTHRKAESVSCVPTLVALSVVSLGSITLVTGMGIYICLRREKKHHREDENLEVQIPLKRKIDLHMRERKPMDISNI from the exons ATGCGCGGCCGAGGGAGTGCGCGCGGCTCGCGGGCCCTGGCAGGGAGCTGGCGCCCGGCGACCTGGCACCCGCGCCTGGATATGGGGCAGCTAGGTAGTCCCAGGAGCAGCACCAGCCACAGAAACCTGCCG catctgtttctattttttctcttcgTGGGACCCTTCAACTGCCTCGCGAGTTACAGCCGGGCCACCGAGCTTCTGTACAGCCTGAACGAGGGCCTGCCCGAGGGGGTGCTCATTGGCAGCCTGGCGGAGGACCTGCGGCTGGTGCCCCGGGGCGCGGGGGGGCAGGACCAGCAGGTGCAGCCGCCGCAGCGCACCGGCGCCGACCGgagcctccctctctccttcagcTTGGCCTCTCGGGGACTGAGTGGCCAGTACGTGACCCTAGACAACCGCTCCGGGGAGCTGCACACTTCTGCTCAGGAGATCGACCGGGAGGCCCTGTGTCTTGAAGGAGGTGGaggggctgcctcctcctcctcttctgacTCTTGTCTTTTGCTTCTGGATGTATTGGTCCTGCCTCAGGAATACTTTAGGTTTGTGAAGGTGAAAATCGCTATCCGAGACATCAATGACAATGCCCCGCGGTTCCCAGTTTCCCAAATCTCGGTTTGGGTCCCAGAAAATGCACCTGTAAACACCCGGCTGGCCATAGAGCATCCTGCCATGGACCCAGATGTAGGCACCAATGGGGTGCAGACCTACCGCTTACTGGACTATCACCGTATGTTCACCCTGGATGTGGAGGAGAATGAGAATGGGGAGCGCACCCCCTACCTCATTGTCATGGGACTGCTGGACAGGGAGACCCAGGACCAGTATGTAAGCATCATCATAGCTGAGGATGGTGGGTCTCCACCACTGTTGGGCAGTGCCACGCTCACCATTGGCATAAGTGACATTAATGACAACTGCCCTCTCTTCACAGACTCACAGATCAATGTCACTGTGTATGGGAATGCTACAGTAGGCACACCGATTGCAGCTGTTCAGGCTGTGGACAGAGACTTGGGAACCAATGCCCAGATCACCTACTCTTACAGCCAGAAAGTTCCACAAGCATCCAAGGATTTATTCCATCTGGATGAAACCACAGGAATTATTAAACTGTTCAGTAAGATTGGGGGAAGTGTTCTGCAAATGCACAAGCTCACTATCCTTGCTAATGGGCCAGGCTGCATCCCTGCTGTGATCACTGCCTTGGTGACCATCATCAAAGTCATTTTCAGGCCACCTGAAATTGTCCCTCGTTATATAGCAAATGAGATGGATGATGTTGTTTACCTGAAAGAACTGGAACCTGTTAACACCCCAATTGCATTTTTCACCATAAGAGATCCAGAAGGTAAATACAAGGTGAACTGCTACCTGGATGGTGAAGGTCCATTTAGGTTATCACCCTACAAACCATACAATAACGAATATTTGCTAGAAACCACAAAACCTATGGACTATGAGCTACAACAGTTCTACGAAGTAGCTGTGGTGGCCTGGAACTCTGAGGGATTTCATGTCAGAAAAACTATTAAAGTGCAACTTTTAGATGACAATGATAATGCTCCTATTTTCCTTCAACCCTTGATAGAACTGAGCATTGAAGAAAACAACACACCCAATGCCTTTCTGACTAAGCTGCATGCTACAGATGCTGACAGTGGAGAGAGAGGCCAAGTTTCATACTTTCTAGGACCTGAGGCTCCATCATATTTCTCCTTAGACAGCGCCACAGGAATTCTGACAGTTTCTACTCAGCTTGAtcgagaagagaaagaaaagtacaggtACACAGTTAGAGCTATTGACTCTGGGAAGCCACCTAGAGAATCAGTAGCCACTGTAGCTCTCACAGTGTTGGATAAAAACGACAACAGCCCTAGGTTTATTAACAAGGACTTCAGTTTTTTTGTGCCAGAAAATTTTCCAGGATATGGTGAAATTGGAGTAATTAGTGTAACAGACGCTGATGCTGGGCGAAATGGATGGGTGGCCCTCTCAGTGGTGAACCAGAGTGATATTTTTGTCATAGACACAGGCAAGGGCATGTTGAGAGCTAAAGTGTCTTTAGACAGAGAGCAGCAAAGTTCCTACACTCTGTGGGTCGAAGCTGTTGATGGGGGCGAGCCTGCCCTCTCCTCTACTGCAAAAATCACAATTCTCCTTCTAGATATCAATGACAACCCTCCTCTTGTTTTATTTCCTCAGTCTAACATGTCCTACCTGCTCGTACTACCCTCTACTCTCCCTGGCTCCCCCGTTACGGAGGTCTATGCGGTTGACAGAGACACGGGCATGAACGCTGTCATAGTTTATAGCATCATAGGCAGGAGAGGTCCTAGGCCCGAGTCCTTCAGGATTGACCCTCACACTGGCAACATAACTTTGGAAGAGGCATTGCTACGGACAGATTACGGCCTTCATCGCTTACTGGTGAAAGTGAGTGATCACGGTTACCCGGAACCTCTCCACTCCACCGTCATGGTGAACCTCTTCGTCAATGACACTGTCAGTAATGAGAGCTACATTGAGAGTCTCTTAAGAAAAGAACCAGAAATTAATATAGAGGAAAAGGAACCCCAGATCTCAATAGAACCGACCCACAGGAAAGCTGAGTCTGTGTCCTGTGTGCCCACCTTGGTAGCTCTGTCTGTAGTAAGCTTGGGATCTATCACACTCGTGACAGGGATGGGCATTTACATCTGtttaaggagagagaaaaagcacCACAGGGAAGATGAAAATTTGGAAGTGCAAATtcctctaaaaagaaaaattgacttGCATATGAGAGAGAGGAAACCAATGGATATTTCTAATATTTGA